The genomic DNA CCGCCACCGACGACATGTTGACGATCCAGCCGCGCCCGGCCGCGCACATCGCCGGCGTCAGCGCGCGGACGGTGTTGAACGCCCCCGTCAGGTTGACCGCGACGACGCGGTTCCACTCCGCCGGATCCATCTCCCAAACCCGGTGGGCCGCCCCGTCGTGCTTCGGCGAGATGCCGGCATTGTTGATGACCGTATCGAGGGCGCCGCCCATCGCGGCGGCGGCCTCCGACACGGCCGTCTCGACTGCCGCATAGTCGGCGACGTCGAGCTGCAGCGGCAGGGCGCGGCCACCCGCCGCCTCGATGGCCGCGACAGTCGAGGCAACGTCGTCCGGGTTCACGTCGGCGACGCCCACCAGGGCTCCGCGCGAACCGAATCCCTCCGCGATCGCCCGGCCGATCCCGCGGCCAGCCCCCGTGACGAGGACGCGCCGGCCGGCGTGGCTCGGGCGCCGCGCGATCGCCTCGGGATTGGTCTGCCGCTCGGTCATCTCAGATCCCCAGATAGGTGCGGCGGACGTGGTCGTTGTCGAGCAGGGCCGCGGACGCGTCGGCGAGGACGATCTCGCCGTTCTCCAGCACGTAGCCCCGGTCGGCGACCTGCAGCGTGTGGAACACGTTCTGCTCGACGATCAGCACGGTGGCGCCGGTCCTCGCGATCCGGTCGACCACCGCGAAGACCTGCGCCACCACGATCGGCGCGAGGCCGAGGGAGGGCTCGTCGAACATCAGGAGCTTGGGCCGCGCCATCATCCCGCGGGCGATGGCCACCATCTGCTGCTCGCCCCCGGACAGGGAGCCGGCGTTCTGGTCGAGGCGCTCGCGCACCCGCGGGAACAGGTCGAGGACGTCTGCGAGCGTCTCCGACTGGCGCTCGCGCGCGGCGCGGCGGTAGGCGCCCGTCAGCAGGTTCTCCCGCACCGTCATCTCGGGGAAGAGCTGGCGCCCCTCCGGGATCAGGGTGACGCCCCGCGCCACCATCTCGTGGCCTGAGAGCCGGGTGACGTCCTCATCCTCGAACAGGATCCGGCCGCGCGTCGGCGTCACGAAGCCCGCGATGGTCCGCAGCGTCGTCGTCTTGCCGGCACCGTTGGCGCCGACGATCGTCACCACCTCGCCGGCGCGCACCTCCAGCGAGGCGGCGTGCAGGATGCTGGTCGCGCCGTAGCTGGCATCCACGCGCTCAAGCGTGAGCATGGGCGAACTCCTTGCCGCCAGCACGCGGAAAACTTCGAGGAAGGCGATCGTCGCCAGCGAGAAGGACGGTCCGTGCAGCCGGAAGCACGGGAAGCTGATCGCCAGCGCCACTAGCACGGCGAGTGCGGCGCCGGCCACGATGCCGATCCACGGGCTGATCCCGGCACCGACGAGCAGCATGCCGCAATAGGCGCCGAGGCCGTAGAAGATGCCTTGGCCGAGGGAGAGCTGGCCGGCGTAGCCGCCGACGATGTTCCAGGCGTCTCGGCCGTCGCCTGGGCCGCGGCGCCCAGCACGAGGGCGGCGGCGAGTGCACGCGCCAGAACTCTCATCGTTTCCTCCCGTGTCAGTCGTCGGCCCGGCGCTTCGTGCGCCTTCTCGTTGGGGCCAGTCGGGGGCTTCAGTAGGCGAGGGCGTCCTTGCCCTCGAAGCTGGTGATCGGCGGGTAGGCGCGCTGGTCGGTGATCACGTCGATCACCGTGACGGCGTCGTTCGCGAGTGCGTCGCGCAGCGCCGGCGCGAGATCTCCGGGGCGCTCGACGCGGGTCCCGGCGCAGCCGCAGGCGCGGGCGATCGCGGCATGGTCCACCGCCTCGAAGTCGCAGACGTCGGTGAAGTCGCCGAACAGGCTCAGCTCCGCGTGCTTCTGGTAGCCGAGGATCTGGTTGTTCAGGACGACGACGATGACCGGCAGCCGCATGCGCCGCGCCGTCTCCAGCTCCGACCAGACGTGGCCGAAGCCGCCGTCGCCGGTCACGCAGATCACGGGCGCGTCCGGGCGAGCGACCTTGGCGCCGAGGGCGAAGGGCAGGCCCCATCCGAGTCCGGCGATGCCGCGCGGGGTGAGGAAGCGCTGGCCGGCCCTCCGCGCCGTGAGGAAGTTGGCGATCCAGATCGAGGCGTAGCTCGCGTCGGCGACGACGACGGTCTCGGGCGTCGTCACCGCGTCGATCTCGGCCATGATCCGCTCGGGTCGGATCGGGGTGGCCTCCATGTCGACGAGGCGGGCCATGTCGCCGGCCTGGGCCTCCCGGGCGCGGGCGATGGTGTCGGCGAGCGCCGCGCGGCGGCCTTTCAGACCGGACAGGTCGCGTTGCCGAAGGACCTCGGCGAGGGAAGCGAGGGTCAGCTTGGCGTCGCCAACGAGGCGAACGGACTCGTAGTTGCGGCCGACCTCGCCCCCGTCCACGTCGAGATGGATGAATCGGGCGCCTGCCGGGTAGAGCGACCAGCTGTCGGTGCCGTTCTGATTGGTGCGGTTGCCCACGAGGAGGACGACGTCGGCCTCCGTGACGAGCGTGCGGAGGTGGGACGAGCGCGCCCGCGGCGCCATGAAGTAGCCGACGACGCCGACGGTGAGCGGGTCGGTCTCGGCGACGGCGCCCTTGCCCATCACCGTCGTGGCGACCGGCAGTCCGAGGCTCTGCAGCGCGCCGAGTTCCGAATAGGCGCCGGAGGAATGGACACCGCCGCCCGCGATCACGAGGGGGCGCCGCGCCCCGGCGATCAGGTCCGCGGCCTCCGCGATCCGGGCCGGGTCGGCGACCGTGCGGTCGAGGGGGAAGGTGCCGAGGCTGGCCGCTCGGCGCGGTGCCGAGGCCTCGAAATCCGGCCGCTCGTCGAGCAGGTCCAGGGGCACCAGCAGCACCGCCGGACCGGGCCGCCCGGAGGCCGCGGCCGCGAAGGCCATGTCGACGTAGTCGTCGATGCGCTCGGCGACCGCGACCCGGCGGACCCACTTGGCGACGCCCGCGAACAGGGCGAGGTGATCGAGTTCCTGGAAGGCGTTCCGGTCCGTGAAGTGCCGGTGGACGTCTTGGACGATGGCCACCACGGGTACGGACGCCTTCAGCGCTTCCGCGAGGCCCGGCACCAGCAGGGTGGCGGCGGGACCGTTCTGGGCGGCGACCACCGCGACCCGGCCCGAGATCCGCGCGTAGGCGTCGGCCATCGCGGCGCCGGCATTCTCGGTGCGGTAGCCGATCTGGCGGATGCCGTGATGCGGGGCGGCCAGGAACAGCGCCGACGGGATGCTCTGGCCGAACACGTCGCGGACCCCGTGCCGGTGGAGCGCCGCGGCCAGGGCGTGGGCGCCGGTCATGTTGGCGCGCTCGGACATCTCGGACATCAGCGGCTTCCCCGCGCGGCGTCACCCATCGACAGGACGATCTTCCCGACATGCTGGCCCCCATCCATGCGGGCATGGGCTTCAGCCACCCGGTCGAACGGGAACACGGAATCGATCGGCGGCCGCGCGCGCCCGGCCGCGAGCAGCGGCAGGACGTGCTCCGCGAGGGCCTCGGCCAGGCGGGCCTTCAGGGCGACCGGGCGAGCCCGCAGCGTCGAGCCCGTCAGCGTCACCCGCTTCGTCAGGAGCGGCTGGAGATCGATCTCCGTCACCCGCGAGCCCTGCTGGAAGGCGATCTGGGCGATGCGCCCGTCGACCGCCACGGCGTCGAGGTTGCGGGCGATGTAGGGGCCGCCGACCATGTCGAGGATCACGTCGGGCCCGCCCCCGTCGGTGGCGGCCCGGGCCGCGGCGACGAAATCCTCCCGCCGATAGTCGATCGCGGCGTCCGCGCCGAGTTTGAGGCAGGCCGCGCATTTCTCGGACGAACCCGCGGTCACGATCACGCGGGCGCCCCAGGCCTTCGCCAGCAGGATCGCGGTGGTGCCGATTCCCGAGGCGCCGCCGTGGATCAGCAGGCTCTCGCCCGCCCTTAGCCGGGCACGCTCGAACACGTTGCTCCAGACGGTGAAGTAGGTCTCGGGGATCGCCCCCGCCTCGATCGCCGGCAGGCCGTCCGGCACCTTCAGCGCGACCGCCTCGTCGACGACGGCCCACTCGGCGTAGGCGCCGCTATGGACCAGCGCCATCACCCGATCACCGGTCCGGAAGCGCCCGGCACCGGGTCCGAGCGCCTCCACGATGCCGGCGAGTTCGAGCCCCAGCACGTCGGAGGCGCCGGGCGGCGGCGGGTAGCGGCCCTCGCGCTGCATCACGTCCGGCCGGTTGATGCCCGCGGACTCGACCCGCACGAGCAGTTGTCCCTCGCCCGGCTCGGGGCGCGGTCGCTCGACGATCCGGAGGACCTCGGGGCCGCCCTGCCCGACGGCGATCACGGCTCGCATCGTGGTGCTCATCGCTCGGCCCCCTGGCTCCCCGCCGCTTCGGGAAGAAGCAGCACCTTCATGGCCTGCCGGCTCCGCGCCAGATCGAACGCCGCCCAGGCTTCCGCGAGGGGACGACGGTGCGTGATCAGCGCCTCCAGCGTCCCGGCATGGTCCGCGAGGAGCGCGATCGCGGCGTCGAAGGCGCGCGCCGTCGTGTCGTGGGCCGCGCGCAGCTGCTTCTTGCTGCGCACGAAACCCGTCAGGTCGAGGTCGAGGGATCCGGAGTGGATGCCTGCCACCACCATCACGCCGCCGGAACGCAGCACGCCCATCCCGTCGACCACCGATCGGGCGGATCCCGTCGCCTCGATCACCCGGTCAGCCTCCCCGTCGAAGGTGCGCCGAACGGCGTCGTCCAGGCCGACGCCGGCGAGATCGGCCGTCGCGCGGATGCCGATCCGGCGAGCGAGGTCGAGGCGCGCGGTGTCGTCGAGACCGGCGAGCAGCACGTCCGCGCCCCGATGCTGCGCCACGAAGGCGATGCTGAGGCCGATCGGGCCCGGGCCGAGCACCGCCACGCGGTCGCCCGTCCCGACCTCCGCCACGTCCACCGCGTTGACCGCGACCGCCAGCGGCTCGGCCAGCGCCGCGACGGCCAGCGGCATCCCGTCGGGCAGGCGGCGGCAATTATCGGCCGGAACGACGACCTGCTCGGCGAAGGCCCCGTCCGCGTGCAGGCCGACGACTCGCCTTCCCTGGCAATCCTGCGGCCGCTCGGCCGCGCAGGCCGCGCAGCCGCCGCACGGCACTGTCGGCCAGCAGGTGACCCGGTCGCCGACGGCGAGCCCGGTCACGCCGTCTCCCACGGCGCGGACCGTCCCGGCGAACTCGTGGCCGAGGGTGACCGGCATGAAGGGGATCATGAACCCGTAGCCGGGGGTCCACTCGTAGGCGTGGATGTCGCTGCCGCAGATGCCGGCCGCGGCGACCGTGACGGTCACGCGGCCAGCCCCCGGAGCGGTGGGCGCATCGACGTGGACGAGGTCAGCCCCGAAGTCGGCCGTCGCCTTGCGCAACGCGAGCATTTCCGTCCCCTGTCTCCCGCCGAGCCTCTCGGCCCGGCGGCATGCCCAACGGCGCGTGCCGTCGACGCACTTCGTAATTTGTTATAACAAACATCGGACCAAGGGGAGGAATATGTCAAGCGCTTCGGCGTCCGAACTGGAAACCGGCGAAATCATGCCGGATTGGGTTCGTCCGATCGTCAAGGAGAGCCTGAGCGAGCGGGCCTACCGCGAGCTGCGCCTCGCGCTGATGCGCGGACAGCTGCGACCCGATACGCGCCTGCGCCTCCGCCCGATGTCGGCCCGGTTCGGCATCAGCGCCACGCCCATGCGCGAGGCCCTGCTCAGGCTCGTCGCCGAGAAGGCCCTCGCGCTCGACGCGCGCGGCAGCGTCGTCGTGCCTCGGCTGACCCTGGATCAGCTGCTGGAGATCCGCGCGATCCGCACCGATCTCGAGGGACGTGCCGCCGCCGCTGGGGCTGCCAGAGACTCGGCCGAGGTCGACGCGCTGGAGGCGATCCACGCGCAGATCTCGCAATGCCACGCGAGCCGCGACTTCGCGCGCGCGGTGAACCTCAACACCGAGTTTCACCTGACGCTGTGCAAGATCGGGCAGATGCCGATCCTGTACGAGATCGTCGAGCTCCTGTGGGTGCGCTGCGGCCCGATCCTCTCGCACCTCTACGACGACGGCGTCCCCGACTGGGAACCGCACCCTCATCGGCGCATCATCGACGCCTTGCGCGACCGCGACCCGGTCGCGGCCCGTGATGCGGTGCGCGAGGATATCGAGCGCGGCGGGAGCGGTCTGTTCGCGCATGTCCGCGCGGCCGCCAAGGGGTGATGACCGATCGCGGAGCGGACAGGGAAGTCGATCGCTGCCGGGTGCGGTCGGATCGGCGTCGCGGCCGAGGCGGCGGCCCTGGGCTCGGCGAGCCCCCACCCAGAAAACGCCGGAGCGCGGAGCGTCCGGCAGTTGCCGAATGCCGACGCACGACTATCCTGCGCCCCATGCGCGCTGATCTCGCCGTCCTCGCTCTGGTCTTCGCTGCCACGGGCGCGCGCGCCCAGCAGCAGCTTCCGACCATCCCCGAGTTGCTGACGGCCGAGGCGAACGCCGCGCGAGCCTGTGAAGGCACCGGGGATCCGGCCATCGTCCGGGAGCAGTGTCGGCTGCGCGATCGGCTGAGTGGGCGCTTGGCTCAGGCGGGCTATTGCTGGGGCCGCAAAGGACAGGCGGACGAGAAGAAGGAATGGCACGCCTGCCAGCCGGACTCGATCTACGAGGATGATATCGAGGCGGTACAGCGCTGAGCGGCTGGCCCCGTCGTCGAACGCGGCCTCGTCACTCGAAGGACTGTACGCCGGGCTACAGCGGGACTTCGCTCCGTAGATGGCGGGGCGATATCCGCGGCTCGACGCGGTGCCGGCATGCTCCTGGCTGAAGAACCTGCTCGCGGTCGGGCTACTGCCCAGTCCGACTGAAGACGCTCCACGCCAGCGGATCTTCGGGCACAACGCGGCGCTCCCAGCCGCCGCGCGTGCGCTGATCGCGACGGCGCTCCAGCGCGCCGGTCGAGGCCGGCATGCTCCAATTACGCGATCCAGAGAAGTCCATCAGGACAGCGTCCTGAACAGATGTTCGCGAGCGCGTATCGGCGCGGCTGCGCGGCATTCGCGCCACCCCCAGCATAGAACGAGATGCATCACCTGAACCCCCCGGGCTCCAACGTCGACCCGAGGAACAGAATTAGCATTGCACGCACCATCGATTTATTGCTCAGATCGTTACTGCAACAAAAACGTAATTTGCCAGATAATATCGGAGCCAACCTCGCAGATACGGTACTGATTTTCTATTCCAAGACACCAGAAACATCTTGAACTGCACAGGCAGAGTGTTAGACCGCCATCGTCGCTCAGAGCTCCGACAACGATACGGTCGCCATCGATGATTAACACGATCAAGGGCAGGCTATTCGCACTTCTCACCGTACTGGGTACACTCCTCATAGGATCAGCAGGGCTCAGTAATTACGCGCTCTATAAAAATTTCAGGGGTCTCGAATCGATCTACGCCGACAGAGTCATGCCGCTCAGCCAGTTCGGCACGATGCGCGACGCTTTCGATGCCATCCTCACCGCGACGCGAGATTTCGAGGTCCACGCGATACAGGCGGCTGAAGCCGTGACGATCCTCGAACACCAGCTGGCACGGGCGAAGGAAGCCTGGGCCGCCTACCTGACCACGTATCTCACGCCCGAGGAGACACAGCTCGTCGCGAAGCTGACGCCGCGATTCGACCGCGACGCGGCGATCGTGGCCGACCTCGTCCGCGCCTTGACGAACGGGGACCTTGACGCTGTGACCGCGTCCCGGATCGATCTCCTCCGGGCGATGAGCCCGACAACGGCGACCATCGGCGAGCTGTCCGACCTGCAGGTCCGCGAGGCCCGCGCCGAGTTCGAACGCGCGGACGCGATGGCGCAGCGCCTGCGGATGCTGCTCTTGGCGACACTGGCCGGCGCCGCCCTAGCGGTCGGGTACGGCGTCCGCGTGATCCTCACCCAAGTCACCCGCCCGATCGGCCGGACGACGGCGACGATGACCCGTCTCGCCGCGGGCGACCTCGATGCGCGGATCGACGGCGCGGACCGTGGCGACGAGATCGGCGCGATGGTCAAGGCTGTCCAGGTCTTCAAGGATGCGCTCGTCGCGAAGCGCGCGGCGGATGTGGCCGCCGCCACCGAGGCGGCCGCGAAAGCGCGCCGCGCCGAGACCATGGACCGCGCCACGCGGACGTTCCGCCAGCAGATGGAGGGCCTGACTGCGGCGTTAGCAACCAGCGCCGGGGCCATGGAAAGTGCCGCCGCGACCATGGACCGGAACGCCGGACAGACCGCGACGCAGTTGCTCCAGGTCTCTTCGGCGGCCGAGCAGACCTCGGTCCACGTGCAGACCGTCGCGGCGGCCAGCGAGGAACTGGCGACGTCGATCGGGGTCATCAACGGCCAGATCACGCGCTCCTCGGACATGGCCCAGCGCGCGGCGGCCGAGGCGACGGAGACCAACACCCTCGTGATGAGCCTCGCCGACGGCGCCGAGCGGATCGGCACCGTGATCAGCCTGATCGCCGGGATCGCCGCGCAGACGAACCTGCTCGCGCTCAATGCCACCATCGAGGCGGCCCGCGCCGGAGACGCGGGTCGCGGCTTCGCGGTCGTCGCCACCGAGGTGAAGGAGCTGGCGGCCCAGACCGTCCGGGCGACCGAGACGATCTCCGATCAGGTCGCGACGATCCAGAAGGAGACGCACCGCGCCGTCGACGTCATCCAGGCGATCACCGCGTCCGTCCTGGACCTTCGGACCATCGCGACGAGCGTGGCGGCCTCGATGGAAGAGCAGGAGGCGGTGACGCAGGAGATCGTGCGGAACGTCAGCCAAGCCGCCGACGGCACGCGGGCGGTCACGGTCACGATCGGAACCATCACGCAGGCCGCCGGCGAGACCGGCCGAACCGCGGCCGCGGCGCTGGACGCGGCCACCGCCCTGTCGCGGCAATCGGAGACCCTGAACGCCGCGGTCGCGGGATTCCTCGCGGCGGTTCAGGCAGCCTGAGGCGGCGCGCTCAGCCGCCGGGCGATCCGGGAGGCTGCGGCAGGCGCATCAGGGGCGCGCCGACCCGGAGGATCGATCCGACGGCGAGCCCCGGGCAGAGCTCGAAGCCGGCGGGCGCCAGTACCACGATGGTGGAACCGTGCTCGAACCAGCCCATCTCGGCGCCCTTCGCGAGCCGGGCCGCGGTGGGAATGCGCCGTCCCCCGGTCTCGCGCAGATTGAGCCCCTCGGGCAGGAAGCCGAGGCGCAGACCGGCAACGAGGATGGCCGCCACCGGCACCAGCGTCACCGCGTGCCCGCCCGGAGCGAGGCGCAGGCGCAGGACGGCGCGCTCGTTCCTGCAGAACAGCGCCTCGACGCGCTTCAGGGCAATCGGGTTCACGTTCCAGGTATCGCCCCAGATGTGGCGCACCGACTCGACGCGCAGGTCGTGCGGGGCGTGGAAGCGATGGTACATCCCGGCCGTCAGGCGCAGGGTGGCGTAGCAGCCCCCCTCGTGGGCCCGCGCCAGCGCTGTGTCCCCGCCCAGCAGGTCGGCGAGTCGGTAGGACAGGCCCTTGATCTGGTACAGGCGGCCGGCCTCGATGCGGCCGTGGGCCCCCAGGATCGCGTCGCTGGGGCTCGTCAGCAGAGTCGGGTCGGCCGCGATCGGCCGGGCGCCTGAGCGCAGGGCCCGCACGAAGGCGGCGTGAAGGCTGGGGAAGTGCGTCTCCCGCGCGTCGCGGAGATCGACGTCGCAGAACAGCCGCCACGTAGCGATCGAGAGGTCCCGGATCAGCGGCTGCTCGATCCGGCTGAACCAGCCCATGAAGCGGGTCGCCAGGCGGCGCGGCAGACGGTTCGTCAGCAGAAAATTGAGATCCTCCTGCGCACCGATCCGCGCCAGGAGTGTCCGCAGCCGGGATCCCGCAACCGTCATCATGCCGTGAACCGTCTCCGGTAGGGCGCGGGGCGATGTCCGCGCTCCTCATCACCCTGTCCGCCACCACCGCCGCCGCGGTTCTCGCGCTGCCACGGGCGGCCGAACGCCTGCAGCTCTCGCGGGCGAAGCACCGCTCGCTCACCGGCCACGCCCGCATGGCCCGGCGCGTCGCCCGGCTGATCCCGCACTATTCCTATTCGGAGCGCGCCTTCTTCCGGTCGGACGATCCGGACGAGGCGGTGGCGAGCCGCCGCGAGGCCGGCTTCGCGCGGCTCTCCGACCTGTTCCGGGCGCGCTTCGCCAGGACACGGGCCGAGACCGAGTCGGTCCGCGCCGGGCTCTCGGACCTCCAGTTCACCGGGCTCTACCGGGTACCGTTCCAGTACGCCCGGCACGTGCGCGCGCATCTCGGC from Methylobacterium radiotolerans JCM 2831 includes the following:
- the fabG gene encoding 3-oxoacyl-ACP reductase FabG produces the protein MTERQTNPEAIARRPSHAGRRVLVTGAGRGIGRAIAEGFGSRGALVGVADVNPDDVASTVAAIEAAGGRALPLQLDVADYAAVETAVSEAAAAMGGALDTVINNAGISPKHDGAAHRVWEMDPAEWNRVVAVNLTGAFNTVRALTPAMCAAGRGWIVNMSSVAGKTHSPIVACHYAASKAGLIGLTKHLAAELGPFGIRVNAIAPGRIETPMVRAVGRAVNDEQVRLTPMGRLGAPEEVADLALYLTSAEASFVTGQTVDVAGGLYMT
- a CDS encoding NAD(P)H-quinone oxidoreductase; translated protein: MSTTMRAVIAVGQGGPEVLRIVERPRPEPGEGQLLVRVESAGINRPDVMQREGRYPPPPGASDVLGLELAGIVEALGPGAGRFRTGDRVMALVHSGAYAEWAVVDEAVALKVPDGLPAIEAGAIPETYFTVWSNVFERARLRAGESLLIHGGASGIGTTAILLAKAWGARVIVTAGSSEKCAACLKLGADAAIDYRREDFVAAARAATDGGGPDVILDMVGGPYIARNLDAVAVDGRIAQIAFQQGSRVTEIDLQPLLTKRVTLTGSTLRARPVALKARLAEALAEHVLPLLAAGRARPPIDSVFPFDRVAEAHARMDGGQHVGKIVLSMGDAARGSR
- a CDS encoding zinc-dependent alcohol dehydrogenase, with protein sequence MLALRKATADFGADLVHVDAPTAPGAGRVTVTVAAAGICGSDIHAYEWTPGYGFMIPFMPVTLGHEFAGTVRAVGDGVTGLAVGDRVTCWPTVPCGGCAACAAERPQDCQGRRVVGLHADGAFAEQVVVPADNCRRLPDGMPLAVAALAEPLAVAVNAVDVAEVGTGDRVAVLGPGPIGLSIAFVAQHRGADVLLAGLDDTARLDLARRIGIRATADLAGVGLDDAVRRTFDGEADRVIEATGSARSVVDGMGVLRSGGVMVVAGIHSGSLDLDLTGFVRSKKQLRAAHDTTARAFDAAIALLADHAGTLEALITHRRPLAEAWAAFDLARSRQAMKVLLLPEAAGSQGAER
- the asd gene encoding archaetidylserine decarboxylase (Phosphatidylserine decarboxylase is synthesized as a single chain precursor. Generation of the pyruvoyl active site from a Ser is coupled to cleavage of a Gly-Ser bond between the larger (beta) and smaller (alpha chains). It is an integral membrane protein.); protein product: MMTVAGSRLRTLLARIGAQEDLNFLLTNRLPRRLATRFMGWFSRIEQPLIRDLSIATWRLFCDVDLRDARETHFPSLHAAFVRALRSGARPIAADPTLLTSPSDAILGAHGRIEAGRLYQIKGLSYRLADLLGGDTALARAHEGGCYATLRLTAGMYHRFHAPHDLRVESVRHIWGDTWNVNPIALKRVEALFCRNERAVLRLRLAPGGHAVTLVPVAAILVAGLRLGFLPEGLNLRETGGRRIPTAARLAKGAEMGWFEHGSTIVVLAPAGFELCPGLAVGSILRVGAPLMRLPQPPGSPGG
- a CDS encoding acetolactate synthase catalytic subunit, producing MSEMSERANMTGAHALAAALHRHGVRDVFGQSIPSALFLAAPHHGIRQIGYRTENAGAAMADAYARISGRVAVVAAQNGPAATLLVPGLAEALKASVPVVAIVQDVHRHFTDRNAFQELDHLALFAGVAKWVRRVAVAERIDDYVDMAFAAAASGRPGPAVLLVPLDLLDERPDFEASAPRRAASLGTFPLDRTVADPARIAEAADLIAGARRPLVIAGGGVHSSGAYSELGALQSLGLPVATTVMGKGAVAETDPLTVGVVGYFMAPRARSSHLRTLVTEADVVLLVGNRTNQNGTDSWSLYPAGARFIHLDVDGGEVGRNYESVRLVGDAKLTLASLAEVLRQRDLSGLKGRRAALADTIARAREAQAGDMARLVDMEATPIRPERIMAEIDAVTTPETVVVADASYASIWIANFLTARRAGQRFLTPRGIAGLGWGLPFALGAKVARPDAPVICVTGDGGFGHVWSELETARRMRLPVIVVVLNNQILGYQKHAELSLFGDFTDVCDFEAVDHAAIARACGCAGTRVERPGDLAPALRDALANDAVTVIDVITDQRAYPPITSFEGKDALAY
- a CDS encoding methyl-accepting chemotaxis protein — encoded protein: MINTIKGRLFALLTVLGTLLIGSAGLSNYALYKNFRGLESIYADRVMPLSQFGTMRDAFDAILTATRDFEVHAIQAAEAVTILEHQLARAKEAWAAYLTTYLTPEETQLVAKLTPRFDRDAAIVADLVRALTNGDLDAVTASRIDLLRAMSPTTATIGELSDLQVREARAEFERADAMAQRLRMLLLATLAGAALAVGYGVRVILTQVTRPIGRTTATMTRLAAGDLDARIDGADRGDEIGAMVKAVQVFKDALVAKRAADVAAATEAAAKARRAETMDRATRTFRQQMEGLTAALATSAGAMESAAATMDRNAGQTATQLLQVSSAAEQTSVHVQTVAAASEELATSIGVINGQITRSSDMAQRAAAEATETNTLVMSLADGAERIGTVISLIAGIAAQTNLLALNATIEAARAGDAGRGFAVVATEVKELAAQTVRATETISDQVATIQKETHRAVDVIQAITASVLDLRTIATSVAASMEEQEAVTQEIVRNVSQAADGTRAVTVTIGTITQAAGETGRTAAAALDAATALSRQSETLNAAVAGFLAAVQAA
- a CDS encoding ATP-binding cassette domain-containing protein, producing the protein MVGGYAGQLSLGQGIFYGLGAYCGMLLVGAGISPWIGIVAGAALAVLVALAISFPCFRLHGPSFSLATIAFLEVFRVLAARSSPMLTLERVDASYGATSILHAASLEVRAGEVVTIVGANGAGKTTTLRTIAGFVTPTRGRILFEDEDVTRLSGHEMVARGVTLIPEGRQLFPEMTVRENLLTGAYRRAARERQSETLADVLDLFPRVRERLDQNAGSLSGGEQQMVAIARGMMARPKLLMFDEPSLGLAPIVVAQVFAVVDRIARTGATVLIVEQNVFHTLQVADRGYVLENGEIVLADASAALLDNDHVRRTYLGI
- a CDS encoding GntR family transcriptional regulator, translating into MSSASASELETGEIMPDWVRPIVKESLSERAYRELRLALMRGQLRPDTRLRLRPMSARFGISATPMREALLRLVAEKALALDARGSVVVPRLTLDQLLEIRAIRTDLEGRAAAAGAARDSAEVDALEAIHAQISQCHASRDFARAVNLNTEFHLTLCKIGQMPILYEIVELLWVRCGPILSHLYDDGVPDWEPHPHRRIIDALRDRDPVAARDAVREDIERGGSGLFAHVRAAAKG